One Stenotrophomonas oahuensis genomic region harbors:
- a CDS encoding helix-turn-helix domain-containing protein yields the protein MIDDQTVNAFDAAAGCGARLRQAREAAGLSLEAVGKDLRMPVQVVKSLEAEQWDRLGAPVFVRGQLRSYARLLRVDLGDALEQAHIGPVVPPQLVSHTHTPRARRIAESLGRRALYVGITAVLAVPVWFATRGHFDTGSSTPNTASLDVIPAAVPVTGGNEPANPATAAPATAAPASQPSAPYLASLTPVPRPAASAATPAATGGTLSLQFKGDSWVDISGPDGATVEKALIKSGESRSFSPGQVARMVLGNASAVEVQQGGAIVDLSPYQRANVARFTVSSDGSVAPVSH from the coding sequence CTTTTGATGCTGCGGCCGGATGCGGAGCACGACTCCGTCAGGCGCGCGAAGCGGCCGGACTGTCCCTCGAAGCGGTGGGGAAAGACCTGCGCATGCCGGTCCAGGTGGTGAAGTCGCTCGAAGCCGAGCAGTGGGATCGCTTGGGGGCCCCGGTCTTCGTGCGCGGCCAGCTGCGCAGCTACGCCCGCCTGCTCAGGGTTGACCTCGGCGACGCACTGGAACAGGCCCACATCGGTCCGGTGGTGCCGCCGCAGCTGGTCAGCCACACCCACACCCCGCGTGCGCGCCGCATCGCCGAAAGCCTGGGCCGCCGCGCCCTCTATGTCGGTATTACCGCCGTGCTGGCGGTGCCCGTGTGGTTCGCCACCCGCGGCCACTTCGACACCGGCAGCAGCACCCCGAACACCGCGTCGCTGGACGTGATTCCAGCGGCGGTTCCCGTGACCGGTGGCAACGAGCCTGCCAACCCGGCCACCGCGGCTCCGGCAACGGCCGCCCCGGCGTCGCAGCCATCTGCGCCGTACCTGGCCTCGCTGACCCCGGTGCCGCGTCCGGCCGCCAGTGCTGCCACGCCTGCCGCCACGGGCGGCACCCTCAGCCTGCAGTTCAAGGGCGACAGCTGGGTGGACATCTCCGGTCCGGACGGTGCCACGGTGGAAAAGGCGCTGATCAAATCCGGTGAGTCGCGCAGCTTCAGTCCCGGCCAGGTGGCGCGCATGGTGCTGGGCAACGCGTCGGCGGTCGAGGTTCAGCAGGGCGGCGCTATCGTCGACCTTTCGCCGTACCAGCGAGCCAACGTGGCACGCTTTACGGTATCCTCTGACGGCTCCGTGGCTCCGGTTTCACACTGA